Genomic window (Streptomyces sp. RerS4):
ACGACGGAGATGCCGTCGTGCGGCGGCTTGCAGTCCGGGAAGGCGTCGTTCGGGGAGTACGAGGCGACGTAGAGGTAGAGGTCCTTGCCGCCCGGCACCAGGGTGTGGGTGTGGGAGCCGCAGGCGGTCTCGACGGACTTGACGTACTTCGGGTTCCGCTTGTCCTTGATGTCGAAGATCTTGATGCCCTCCCACGAGGACTTCTCCGTGGCGGGCTGCGAGACGCTGTTGCAGGAGTCGTCGCTGCGCGAGGAGTCGGTGGAGAGGAAGAGCAGGTCCCCCGAGACCGAGATGTCGTTCTGGCCGCCGGGGCAGAGGACCTGGCTGACGACCTTGGGGGTCTTGGGATCGGCGATGTCGTAGATCGTGAAGCCGTCGTAATTGCCCGCGTACGCGTACCGGCCCTGGAACGCCAGGTCGGTGTTGATGCCCTTGGGGTTGGCGCTGGGGATGTTGGCCAGGGGCTTGATGTTGCGGCTGTGGACGATCTCGTCCTGGCCGGGTATCTCGCCGGGGGCGAGGTCGCGACCCTGGGTGGGGGCGGCGTCCTGCCGGGATCCGGCGCCCGGTGACAGGTCTCCGGGGTCGGGGGTGGCCGCCGCCGGACCGGCGGTGGCCAGCAGGGTGGTGAGGAGTCCGGCGGCCGCGAGAGCCACCCCCAGACTCCTTCGGCGCACTCTGACGGTGTGCAACGAGGTCACTGTGCCTCCCGTGTGGCCCGCACGTTTCGCTCCTCAGGGGAACGGAACCTGGACCCCGGCAGTATCTTCGTTTTCATGGACATGGCAAATGCGTTAGTCGGCCGATTCCTGGGGGCGGCCCTGGCCGCCGCACTCCTCCTCACCCTCTCCGGCTGCCGGGACGACGGCGGCGGCGCGGACGCCGCGCGCGAGGGCGACGCCGTGGTGGTCGCCCCGGGCAAACCCGGCGAGAAGTCCCGCACCCTCTCCCCCGAACAGGCCGCGAAGGAGCGCCCCGACGACAGCCCCAACGCCGCCGACCGGACCTACATGCGGCACATGATCGAACACCACCGCCAGGCCCTGACGATGAGCGCCCTCGCTCCCGAGCGGGCCTCGGCGGAGCCCGTCAAGCGGCTCGCCGAGCGCATCGCGACCGCGCAGAAGCCGGAGATCGCGACCATGGAGAAGTGGCTGGAGCGCCACCCGGCCCCCACCGCCGACGCGAGCGCCCACGACCACGCCACGATGCCCGGCATGGCCACGGAAGCGCAGCTGAGGGAACTGACGGACGCCAAGGGGGCCGACTTCGACCGGCTCTTCCTGCGGCTGATGACCGCCCATCACGAAGGCGCGCTGAAGATGGCGGGCGAGGTCCTCGCGGCGGGCAACAACCTCGCCGCCGAGGAGATGGCGACCGAATTGGTGGCCACGCAGAGCGCCGAGATCCACCGTATGCGCGCGATGGGCTGACGGGCGCCGGGCCCGGTGGCATGCTGGGAAACACCTGCGGGAGGAGCTCCGCCGTGCTTCGTGTCGCCGTCGTCGGTTCGGGCCCCAGCGGGGTCTACGCCGCTCAGACACTCGTTCAGCAAGGTGAGGTGCCGGGCGTACGGGTCGACGTACTGGACCGGCTGCCGGCGCCGTACGGGCTCGTGCGGTACGGGGTGGCCCCCGACCACGAGAAGATCAAATCGCTGACCGGAAATCTCCGCTCCGTCCTGGAGGACGACCGGATCCGCTTCCTCGGCAACGTGGAGGTCGGCGGCGAGTCCCTGTCGACCGCCCGACTGCTGGAGCTTTACCACGCGGTGGTCTATTGCGTGGGCGCCGCCCGCGACCGGACCCTCGGCATCCCCGGCGAGGAGCTGGCCGGGGTGCACTCCGCCACGGCCTTCGTGTCCTGGTACAGCGGGCACCCGGACGCCACCCCGTTCGACCTGGCCGGCGTGCGCTCGGCGGTGGTGATCGGCGCCGGCAACGTGGCGGTGGACGTGACCCGGATCCTGGCGCGCGGCGCCCCGGAGCTGGAGCCGACCGACATGCCGCACGCGGCGCTGGGCGTGCTGGCGGCCAGCGAACTGCGCGAGGTGTCGATGGTGGCCCGGCGCGGGCCCTCGCAGGGCCGCTTCACCACCAAGGAACTGCGGGAACTGGGCACCCTGCCCGGGGTCGGCATCGGCGTCCTCGCCGCCGAGGCGGCCCTCGACCCGGCGTACGCCGACCCGGGCGCGGCGGCGGCCCTGCCCGCCGTGGCCCGGCGGAACCTGGAGGTGATCCGGGGCTGGGCGCAGGCGGAACCGGGCGACGCCGGGGAGGCGGAGCGGCGGATCACCCTACGGTTCCACCTGCGGCCGGTGGAGGTGCTGGGCGGGCCCGAGGGCCGGGTCCGCGCGGTGCGCTTCGAGCGGACGGCGCCGGACGGCCGGGGCGGGGTGAGCGGCACCGGGACGTACGAGGACATCGAGGCGCAGCTCGTGCTGCGTTCGGTGGGCTACCTGGGCGTGCCGCTGCCCGGACTGCCCTTCGACGCCTCCCGGGGTACGGTCCCCCACGCGGCGGGCCGGGTGCTGCGTGACGGCCGGACCTCGCCGGGCGAGTACGTGGCGGGCTGGATCAAGCGGGGCCCGACCGGGGTGATCGGCACCAACCGGCCCTGCGCCAAGGAGACCGTTTCCTCCCTGCTCCAGGACGCCGGGGCGCTCGCCGCCCGGGGCGGTCCGGCGGGGGATCCGCTGGACGCCCTGCGGGCGGCGGGGCTGCGGCCGGTGGAGTGGCCGGGCTGGCTGGCGATCGAGTCGGCCGAGGAACGGCTGGGCCACTCGCTCGGCCGACGCTCGGTGAAGATCCCCGACTGGGCGGGGCTCAGGGACGCGGCGGGGCTGGCGTAGGGAGACGACCCCGAGCGGCTCGGGTGCTCAGCAGCCGCCGCAGTTGTAGTAGACGACGTCCCAGTGGTTGCCCTCGTCGGCGTAGATGTTGCCCGAGCCCGACTTCCACTGGGGCGCTCCGTCGCCGCGCGGGCCGATGGCCGTGAAGGTGTTGTGGATGTACGAGTTCAGGCAGGCGGCCTTGGCGAAGTCCAGCTTGTAGCCGTTCCAGTGGGAGTACGTGCCGCCGGCGTGGCCGGTTTCGGTGCCTCCGGTGATGTTCAGGGCGCAGCGGCTCGCGCTCTTGAGCGTCTGCGCGGCCTGCGCGGTGGCGAGGTTGAGCTGCTCGAACGATGTACAGCTGGGGTTGTTCCGGTCGGAGCAGTTGCCGGAGGAGGACCAGGTGATCCCGGCCTGGCGGAACATGGACGTCGCGGTGGCGTGGCTGATCTTGGTGGCGGCGTGGGCGTCGCCGGCGCCCGACAGGACGCCGAAGCCGGGCGCGAGGAACGCGGCGGCGATGAGGGCGAGCACGGTGACCAGGGAACGGACACGCGGGCGGGCGGAGAAGGACGTGGGCACGGACGGCTCCTCGATGTCGGAGGGGGCGGTGACCGTACGGACGAGCACGGGGATCGTCCCGCACCGGCGCGGGCCGCCACCAGGGCGGGTCTCGGCCAGTGCTCAGTCGCCGGCGGGCGATCCGCAGCAGCCGCCCAGGGCGAGTTGGCGGGCGACGGCCCGCCACGCGTCGCCGGGAGCCGGGGCCGGTACGCGCCCGCTGAACTCCGCGAGGAGCGCGGCGCGTTCGTGGACGACCGAGCCGCGTACGGCCGCGCGGGTGCGGATCAGGTCCGTGAAGTCCGCGAACGGGTTCCCGTCGACGACGGTGAGGTCGGCGAGCTTGCCCGGTTCGACGGTCCCGAGGTGCCCGTCGACGCCGAAGACGCGGGCGGGGGTGCGGGTCACGGTGGTCAGGGCCTCGGCGGGGCTCATGCCGAAGCGGTGCAGGGCGCGCAGGGCCAGGTGGAGGTGGAGTCCGACGGGGGTGAGCGGCGCGTCGGTCCCCAGGGCCAGCAGCGCGCCGCCGCGCAGGGCCCGCCGGTAGACGTCGACCTCCCGCTCCAGGGCGGTGAGTTGTTCGGCGGTGGGCGGTTGCCCGGCCACCGCCTCGACGGTGGTGACGTCCCACGGTGGCATCAGGGTGCGCACCCGGGGGTCGGCGGCGGCGCCGGGGTCCAGCCCGAGCAGCGGCAACGCGGTGAAGGGGGTGGCGATGAGGTGGAAGCCGCCGCGTGTGTAGAGCTCCAGGGTGTCCTGGTAGGTGTGCCCCTGCGGGGTGGCGCCGTGTCCGGCCTCGGCGCGCTCGGTGGCGACCAGGTGGGTGGTCAGGTCCTGCCCCGTGTGGATGCCGGCCGCGCACAGGTGCGAGCCCGCCGGGACCCCGAGCCCGTGGGCGAAGCGGGCGGCCTCGGCCATCTGTGGGTAGGGGGCGCGGACGTAGGTCTTGACGAAGTCCCAGTCGAGGGCGGCGGCGCGGGCCAGCGAGCGGGTGAAGCCCTCCGGGGTGCGGTGGGCGCGGCCCATGCTGTAGGCGACGCGGGAGCCGTCCAGGAGTTCCCCGCCGGCCAGCAGCCGGGGCGCGGCGAGCCGGCCCGCCAGGATGTCGTCGCGCACCCTGGCCTGCTCGTACGCCGAACCGCCGAGGGAGACCGCCGTGGTGATCCCGTAGGCCAGCAGCGCGGCGCCTTCGCGGGCGCCGTAGGTGTCGAGGTACGGGTGGATGTGCGCGTCCCACAGGCCCGGCAGGACGGTGGCGTCGGAGGCGTCGATCGTGCGGCCGGCGCGGCGGCGCACTCCGGGCCGGTGCGCTTCGATGGCGGTGATCCGGCCACCGCTGATCAGGATGTCCACGTCGGCGCGGGGCGCGGCCGCGGTGGCGTCCCAGAGGAGGCCGGCGCGTACGACGGTGTCCACGGGGGTCGGGCGGCGGTGGCTCAGCGCCACCGGCACGCTGCGGGCCGGTCCGGTGGGCGCGGCGGCCGCGTCGAGGCCGAGGAGGCGCAGGCGGGCGCCGGACTGGTAGAGCAGCGTACGGGAGTCTCCGGACCAGGAGGGGTGGTCGGCGGGTTCGTCGGTGAGGCGGCGGGGCGGGCCGTCCGGGGTGCCGTCGGGGGTGACGGGCAGCAGCCACAGGGCGGATTCGGCGATGCAGGCGAGGTGGCGCCCGTCGGGCGACCAGACGGGGCCGGAGGCGTAGCGGTCGGACAGGGAGCTGTGCGGGGCC
Coding sequences:
- a CDS encoding DUF305 domain-containing protein — its product is MDMANALVGRFLGAALAAALLLTLSGCRDDGGGADAAREGDAVVVAPGKPGEKSRTLSPEQAAKERPDDSPNAADRTYMRHMIEHHRQALTMSALAPERASAEPVKRLAERIATAQKPEIATMEKWLERHPAPTADASAHDHATMPGMATEAQLRELTDAKGADFDRLFLRLMTAHHEGALKMAGEVLAAGNNLAAEEMATELVATQSAEIHRMRAMG
- a CDS encoding FAD-dependent oxidoreductase, giving the protein MLRVAVVGSGPSGVYAAQTLVQQGEVPGVRVDVLDRLPAPYGLVRYGVAPDHEKIKSLTGNLRSVLEDDRIRFLGNVEVGGESLSTARLLELYHAVVYCVGAARDRTLGIPGEELAGVHSATAFVSWYSGHPDATPFDLAGVRSAVVIGAGNVAVDVTRILARGAPELEPTDMPHAALGVLAASELREVSMVARRGPSQGRFTTKELRELGTLPGVGIGVLAAEAALDPAYADPGAAAALPAVARRNLEVIRGWAQAEPGDAGEAERRITLRFHLRPVEVLGGPEGRVRAVRFERTAPDGRGGVSGTGTYEDIEAQLVLRSVGYLGVPLPGLPFDASRGTVPHAAGRVLRDGRTSPGEYVAGWIKRGPTGVIGTNRPCAKETVSSLLQDAGALAARGGPAGDPLDALRAAGLRPVEWPGWLAIESAEERLGHSLGRRSVKIPDWAGLRDAAGLA